From a single Solanum dulcamara chromosome 4, daSolDulc1.2, whole genome shotgun sequence genomic region:
- the LOC129884759 gene encoding growth-regulating factor 9-like gives MHLHLFSATTLSSSGKGKEDEIKKKEWSPPPCIELSLGYGSSSHVVEEEENHTKSSNSVFTAAQFQELQLQTVIFKYIVSGLPVPFHLFFIIWNSVSSSLGEGGIYKLYPTLGRFDYSSMTDPEPGRCRRTDGKKWRCKRDVIPGQKYCGQHVHRGRRSRKSVEPSEYVMRSDDASISSKRSKLYASSDDPGSKCAPASSKTSCLSSTSRGYQYNSIEDSSAKPRFINSGNGSEKQDSHMTCNRKDTATCVRTPSFIASDNADSKNIVFNRISPSKINQKQNCGDARNDGALVPIFGISTKSDLPHTTGSEIEQQRCRRSDGKKWRCRKTVVPCQKYCETHMHRGANRKRVASVSVVVPKPSPYRFCPPKNDGTGRNLNTSLSIFTIPGRQNITDDDSNSNSISDATTITDEIQAFVSH, from the exons ATGCATCTTCATCTATTCTCTGCCACCACTCTTTCTTCCTCTG gaaaaggaaaagaagatgaaataaagaagaaagaatgGTCACCACCACCTTGCATAGAGCTGTCTTTAGGCTATGGAAGTTCAAGCCATGTggttgaggaagaagaaaaccATACCAAATCCTCCAACTCTGTGTTCACAGCAGCTCAGTTTCAAGAACTCCAACTCCAAACTGTGATTTTTAAGTATATAGTTTCTGGTCTTCCAGTTCCTTTTCATCTGTTTTTCATCATTTGGAATAGTGTTTCAAGCTCCTTGGGTGAAGGTGGAATCTACAAGCTATACCCTACCT TGGGACGATTTGATTATTCGAGCATGACGGATCCTGAACCAGGGAGGTGTAGAAGAACTGATGGGAAGAAATGGAGGTGCAAAAGGGATGTGATTCCAGGTCAGAAGTACTGCGGGCAGCACGTGCATCGGGGTCGGCGTTCAAGAAAGTCTGTGGAACCTTCTGAATATGTTATGAGATCAGATGATGCAAGTATCAGTTCCAAGAGATCTAAACTGTATGCTAGTTCTGATGACCCTGGCAGCAAATGTGCTCCTGCAAGTAGTAAGACTTCCTGTTTGTCTTCTACTAGCAGAGGTTACCAATATAACAGTATCGAGGACTCATCTGCTAAACCAAGATTCATTAATTCCGGCAACGGCAGTGAGAAGCAAGACAGCCACATGACTTGCAATAGAAAGGACACCGCAACTTGCGTAAGAACCCCATCTTTCATTGCTAGTGATAATGCTGATAGCAAGAACATTGTTTTCAATCGTATCAGTCCCAGCAAAATCAACCAAAAACAGAATTGCGGAGATGCTAGGAATGATGGTGCTTTGGTTCCAATTTTTGGTATATCTACAAAGAGTGATCTGCCACACACTACAG GCTCAGAAATTGAACAACAAAGGTGCAGAAGATCGGATGGTAAGAAATGGAGATGCCGCAAGACTGTTGTTCCTTGTCAAAAGTACTGTGAGACTCACATGCACAGGGGAGCCAACAGAAAAAGGGTAGCCTCAGTCTCGGTTGTTGTCCCGAAACCTTCCCCATACAGGTTTTGCCCACCCAAAAATGATGGTACTGGAAGAAACTTGAACACCAGTCTCTCCATTTTCACAATCCCAGGCCGTCAAAACATTACAGATGATGATTCTAACAGTAACAGTATTAGTGATGCCACCACCATCACCGATGAAATACAAGCCTTTGTGTCGCATTAG
- the LOC129886660 gene encoding uncharacterized protein LOC129886660, with protein MGEENSKPKSSYTKDTIISDELSKEAVALVDLLFIQMRQGDYNIPRQYEVKDSFSELTRSCLKVHNIHPGKVSCILSVKPSISNFYRSMHGGAVGAVAERVSIACARTVVGKDKELFLGELGISYISAATTNAEVVVDGSILRSGRNITVVAVDFRLKDSSKLVYTSKATFYHMPIASL; from the exons ATGGGGGAAGAGAATTCAAAACCCAAGAGTTCATACACCAAAGACACAATTATCTCCGATGAATTATCTAAGGAGGCCGTTGCTTTGGTGGATCTTCTCTTCATCCAGATGCGACAGGGCGATTACAACATTCCACGTCAATATGAAGTTAAGGACTCATTCTCTGAACTCACTCGCAGCTGCCTCAAGGTCCACAACATCCATCCCGGCAAAGTCTCCTGCATTCTATCTGTCAAACCTTCAATCTCG AATTTTTATCGTAGCATGCATGGAGGAGCAGTTGGAGCTGTCGCAGAGAGGGTGTCAATTGCCTGTGCCAGAACTGTTGTAGGAAAGGATAAGGAACTCTTTCTTGGAGAATTGGGAATTTCATATATTTCTGCTGCTACAACCAAT GCAGAGGTGGTCGTAGACGGGTCTATCCTTCGGAGTGGAAGGAACATAACTGTCGTTGCAGTTGATTTTCGGCTCAAGGACTCAAGCAAATTGGTCTATACCTCGAAGGCAACATTCTATCACATGCCTATCGCAAGTTTATGA
- the LOC129886659 gene encoding uncharacterized protein LOC129886659, with protein MGEESSNSKSSYTKDTIISEDLSKEAASLVDLLFSRVLLHGDNFPPQYQSFSELTRGCLKVHNIHPGKVSCILSVKPAISNIYRSMHGGAVGAIAERVSIACARTVVGKDKELFLGELRMSYISAAPSNAEMVVHGSVIRSGRNMTVVAVDFRLKDSRKLVYTSNATFYHMPVASL; from the exons ATGGGGGAAGAGAGTTCAAATTCCAAAAGTTCATACACCAAAGACACAATCATATCCGAAGATTTATCTAAGGAGGCCGCTTCCTTGGTGGATCTTCTCTTCAGCCGCGTGCTACTCCACGGGGACAACTTTCCGCCCCAATATCAATCCTTTTCTGAACTCACTCGCGGCTGCCTCAAGGTCCACAACATTCACCCTGGCAAAGTCTCCTGTATTCTATCTGTCAAACCTGCTATCTCG AATATTTATCGTAGCATGCATGGAGGAGCAGTTGGAGCTATTGCAGAGAGGGTGTCAATTGCCTGTGCCAGAACTGTTGTAGGAAAGGATAAGGAACTCTTTCTTGGAGAATTAAGAATGTCATATATTTCTGCTGCTCCAAGCAAT GCAGAGATGGTCGTACACGGGTCTGTCATTCGGAGTGGAAGGAACATGACTGTAGTTGCAGTTGATTTTCGGCTCAAGGACTCGAGGAAATTGGTCTACACCTCGAATGCAACATTCTATCACATGCCTGTTGCAAGTTTATGA